The window aagttgtGCTCCAGCCACTTGAGCAACGTGCTACTGGGAGAGGATTCAAGAGCCTTTGACTGGGCTTAATCTGAAACAAGGTAGGACCTTGTGCTGACCAGTGTGTTCTTCAGGACTGGGTGAGGAGGGAAATCCTCCCTCCGGCTGTCAATGCTTTCAAATTATGCTaaggagttggattaaatgagCAATAGGTGACCTTCTCCAGAGAATGGGATTTCTTCCCTGCAAGAGAcaatgcacacacagacacatacacttacacacatatacacacacacactctctctctctctccagtcttACCAGTAAAGAGCTAAAATTTTTTGATTAAAATCTGAAATGCTCCATGTGTCATTGCCAATAGGCTGGAATGTGTTGATACAGTTATTTCTTTGGCTACCCTCAATTAGATCTAGAACTTGCTTTAATACTCTAAATTCTTCTACTTAAACCATCTATTGATCTCCTGAACTTCTTGAGCCATCTGTACTTCCTCAGGGGCACCAACGCTACCCCTGTTCACATCAATGAGGGTATACTTCTGAATAGAACAGTCCTTCTGCTGAAATGGCATCCCCGAGGCCCACAGTTCGGATGGGATCCTTACAAACCAGGACAGGGGTGAAATGAAAAGAGATGCCCTCTCTGTGCCACTGAGCCACTGGCTCGTTTGGATTTACAGCTATCCTGGAGCCCGCCTCTGAGTGTGAGGTCAGAAACTCTAGGGGAGCCCTGAGGGACACACGGCTGGCATCGATGGCTTCTGTCGCACAGGCCTGTGTTCCTGCTACACGGGCTCCTGCGGCCACGGCTGCGAGCTGGTTACCCCAGTGCCCGTCCACAGTGGCCAGAATGTGGTAGGCCAGAGTGTGGAAATGGATCCGTGTGAGATCTGACGCTCTCTCTTTACTCCTGCCATGCTCCTTCAAGATCCAGAAGAGAATGTCACTGACGACACCCACGTCAGGGACACCGCTCCATGAAAGAAGAGACGAGTGAGGACCAGACGCTGACTGGCTAAGGAAGAGCAGCTCCTGTTCATTCAATCCAAGGGAATTCACCAGAGGGAAAACCTGCTAACAAAACAGAATGATTGTTTTCTTCTTGAGAGGAAAAGTTCAGCCCAGAGGGCCCCTTAAGGCCCTGCCAAAAACAGAATCAAAGGGAAGGGGGAACATTCCTTCTTGTCAGGTTATCCTCAAAGATCATAGGAGGCTCGAGGTCTGTGAAGGGTATCTGAGGGAGAACACATTATTTGTTGGCCCTCTACCCCATATTCCTCAAACTCTGACCTCAAGTTTCCATGGCAATTCACAACAGTGTCTAGAGGCTCCATTCTGGGGACCACCTCATAGTATAAGAGCTTAAAATGAAGTCTTGGGGGCACTTTGGTAACTAAGTCCCTTGGCCAACGCTAAACTGTATTATCAGATTCTACCTCATGATAAACACTGTTCAACTCTAAGTCCCCCAAAGCCATACTTTTTTTGGCATTCcccacacagcacctatacctgATGGAATGCCTTAACACAAATAGATGCTCCACAAATGGTTAATGAACTTCCTGTATTAATTACTGGAACTATAAGTTCCCAATGGGTCTCATATACCAGCGCAACACAGACAAatgtaaaaccaaaacaaaagggggaaacaatGAAAGCATTAGCAAATAAAGATTTCTATGAAGTCTGAGAGTTTTGCAGGAATGCTTAGTAAGACCCACACTACAGAACGAGCCGGGATAAGAACTGGAAAAAGTCAAACTGCCAAACACTGGTGAAGTTAACTCCACCCCTTGCCTTCTCCCTGACTCTGACTGTcacgtatgtatatgtgtgtgcacgcacGCGCGCACATGCGTGGCCATTCACTGCCTGTATGTTTCCTAACTGACACTGAAATCTTCAAGGGCAGGGTTTACAGGCTGGCTTACGGCAAAAGAGTGAGTACTTTaccagtaaaacaaaacaaaacattgagtCTTTGCTGAGGAAGAGgtaatggagggagggggaggaggggaaggaaaaagatttCATTAAAAACATGCTCTTTCATGGTGAGGAAAAGTCTGTAGCTAAAAGTTAACTCCTTCCCTAAAACTAAAAACAGGCACTGACCGGCATAGACACACAGAACTCTTCAACAGAAAATACTCCTGCAGAAAACATTTTAGGAACCTGGAATCCAGAAACCCGAAGGTGAGACCCAACACTCACCTGCTAGAGAAGTGATGAACATCAAATAGAGGGGCAGATGCATTCGGGGGGTATGGCCAGTGTGGGGTTTGTTTTGCTATACTATGAATGTTTATGATAAGGGtcgttttgtttttcttctgtttctggtTAACTTGGGGGTAAGGGGAGTTGAAGAgattataaatacaaaattaataattaaaaatatgtaacaacaacaataactaccatttacatagtgcttactatgtgccaactaTTACAACTATCATCTAAACAGATCCTCACCAACAAcgctgggagataggtgctattactacagatgaggcaaacagaggttaaatggctttctcagggtcacaaagctggtaaatgTCTCAGGCAGcatctgaactctggtcttacTGACCCTAGGCTGCATACTCTGGGTGGTGTGCCACCCGGC is drawn from Dromiciops gliroides isolate mDroGli1 chromosome 2, mDroGli1.pri, whole genome shotgun sequence and contains these coding sequences:
- the ADPGK gene encoding ADP-dependent glucokinase isoform X3, translated to MEVLLCGPVGPKLHQLLDDNIVVPPESMQEVDEFHLILEYQAGEQWGQLTAPNANRFIFSHDLSNGAMNMLEVFVSSLEEFQPDLVVLSGLHMMEGQSKEIQKKRLLEAVISISDIPTDIPVHLELASMTDRELMSSIMHQQVFPLVNSLGLNEQELLFLSQSASGPHSSLLSWSGVPDVGVVSDILFWILKEHGRSKERASDLTRIHFHTLAYHILATVDGHWGNQLAAVAAGARVAGTQACATEAIDASRVSLRAPLEFLTSHSEAGSRIAVNPNEPVAQWHREGISFHFTPVLVCKDPIRTVGLGDAISAEGLFYSEVYPH
- the ADPGK gene encoding ADP-dependent glucokinase isoform X4, which translates into the protein MQEVDEFHLILEYQAGEQWGQLTAPNANRFIFSHDLSNGAMNMLEVFVSSLEEFQPDLVVLSGLHMMEGQSKEIQKKRLLEAVISISDIPTDIPVHLELASMTDRELMSSIMHQQVFPLVNSLGLNEQELLFLSQSASGPHSSLLSWSGVPDVGVVSDILFWILKEHGRSKERASDLTRIHFHTLAYHILATVDGHWGNQLAAVAAGARVAGTQACATEAIDASRVSLRAPLEFLTSHSEAGSRIAVNPNEPVAQWHREGISFHFTPVLVCKDPIRTVGLGDAISAEGLFYSEVYPH